The sequence ATTGTACTTTTGTGCTTCATTTTTTCTAATCCCACCAATAAAATGAGAACAAACAGAACAAAAATATTCCTTTTTCCAACGCTTTTGACCTTAATTATTCTTCTCGGATGCTGGATCGGGGGGGTATTTGTACATCAAAGCCACCTTCCTCTACCCTCAAACAAGGATTATAATTTCTATTTTGTGACAGATTTCGGCTCCGTCAACGGGCATGGAGCAAAAAAACTGGTGGCTGACCAGATGAATTTATTGGCTCCGAAGGTAAATCCACGCTATATTATTTCCGGCGGAGACAATTTTCATAGTGCTGCAGCGATGACCGTCAACGATACCGTTTGGAAATGGGATTTCGAACAGTTTTTCAAAACCGGATATATAAAGGATATGGATTGGTACCTGGGCCTGGGCAATCACGACTACACCGGCAATCCCCAATGCCAGCTTGAATATGCAAAAACTCATCCGCACTGGATTATGCCTGCTCGTTATTTTACCTTTGTAAAGGAGACCGGTAATGGAGCATCCATCCGTTTCGTGATTCTTGACACGAATCCCTTTCAAACCGACTATATAAAAAAGGGAGGACACGCCGATGCTGCCCATCAGGATACAAAGAAACAATTGCACTGGGCCGACAGCGTACTGGCATCATCGCACGAAACCTGGAAAGTGGTTAT comes from Paludibacter jiangxiensis and encodes:
- a CDS encoding metallophosphoesterase, whose amino-acid sequence is MRTNRTKIFLFPTLLTLIILLGCWIGGVFVHQSHLPLPSNKDYNFYFVTDFGSVNGHGAKKLVADQMNLLAPKVNPRYIISGGDNFHSAAAMTVNDTVWKWDFEQFFKTGYIKDMDWYLGLGNHDYTGNPQCQLEYAKTHPHWIMPARYFTFVKETGNGASIRFVILDTNPFQTDYIKKGGHADAAHQDTKKQLHWADSVLASSHETWKVVIGHHPIIHSGLFTGIGSELLDKINPLLKKYKVDIYFSGHVHSFQHQQKDNIDYIVGASTWKGRIITPGIYSKYWKNATGFTLCSVDARRFRLYFINEKGHILYTYSREK